One genomic window of Cololabis saira isolate AMF1-May2022 chromosome 3, fColSai1.1, whole genome shotgun sequence includes the following:
- the LOC133440618 gene encoding proteoglycan 4-like produces the protein MLQSPPQVRRPPKVRDTKSPGQPKSGTTKVRDNQSPGQPKSGTTKVRDNQSPGQPKSGTTKVRDNQSPGQPKSGTTKVRDNQSPGQPKSGTTKVRDNQSPGQPKSGTTKVRDNQSPGQPKSGTTKVRDNQSPGQPKSGTTKVRDNQSPGQPKSGTTKVRDNQSPGQPKSGTTKVRDTKSPGHQKSGTPKVRLYGRHHYRLLRPTRHNIKTQFIMLNNSPQLLNL, from the coding sequence atgctgcagagccCACCACAAGTGCGACGCCCACCAAAAGTCCGGGACACAAAAAGTCCGGGACAACCAAAGTCCGGGACAACCAAAGTCCGGGACAACCAAAGTCCGGGACAACCAAAGTCCGGGACAACCAAAGTCCGGGACAACCAAAGTCCGGGACAACCAAAGTCCGGGACAACCAAAGTCCGGGACAACCAAAGTCCGGGACAACCAAAGTCCGGGACAACCAAAGTCCGGGACAACCAAAGTCCGGGACAACCAAAGTCCGGGACAACCAAAGTCCGGGACAACCAAAGTCCGGGACAACCAAAGTCCGGGACAACCAAAGTCCGGGACAACCAAAGTCCGGGACAACCAAAGTCCGGGACAACCAAAGTCCGGGACAACCAAAGTCCGGGACAACCAAAGTCCGGGACAACCAAAGTCCGGGACAACCAAAGTCCGGGACAACCAAAGTCCGGGACAACCAAAGTCCGGGACAACCAAAGTCCGGGACAACCAAAGTCCGGGACAACCAAAGTCCGGGACACCAAAAGTCCGGGACACCAAAAGTCCGGGACACCAAAAGTCCGTCTGTATGGCCGCCACCACTACCGGCTTCTTCGACCGACCAGGCACAACATCAAGACTCAGTTCATAATGCTCAATAATTCGCCACAACTCCTCAACCTTTAA